A single region of the Triticum dicoccoides isolate Atlit2015 ecotype Zavitan chromosome 2B, WEW_v2.0, whole genome shotgun sequence genome encodes:
- the LOC119363379 gene encoding protein THYLAKOID ASSEMBLY 8-like, chloroplastic, with protein MAASRGLLGRRLLLLLRPKIPPLSPPHGLLRGEAPMRLLPPRPFGEWRRAFHDGRPRGPLWRSKKLIGKEALFAIQGLKRFKGDEEKLREFIKRHVARLLKADKLSVLGELERQEEVDLSVKMFRIIQKEDWYKPDVYMYKDLIIALAKCKKMDEAMDIWGNMKEENLFPDSQTYAEVIRGFLRYGSPSDAMNIYEDMKRSPDPPEELPFRVLLKGLLPHPLLRNRVKQDFEELFPERHIYDPPDDIFGMH; from the exons ATGGCGGCCTCTCGAGGTCTCCTCggccgccgccttctcctcctcctccgccccaaGATCCCGCCTCTCTCCCCACCCCACGGCCTATTGCGGGGAGAAGCCCCCATGCGGCTGCTGCCGCCGCGGCCCTTCGGTGAGTGGCGGCGCGCGTTCCACGACGGGCGGCCGCGCGGGCCGCTGTGGCGGAGCAAAAAGCTGATTGGGAAGGAGGCCCTGTTTGCTATCCAGGGGCTGAAGCGGTTCAAGGGGGACGAGGAGAAGCTGCGGGAGTTCATCAAGAGGCACGTGGCGCGGCTGCTCAAGGCGGACAAGCTCTCCGTGCTCGGCGAGCTGGAGCGCCAGGAGGAGGTCGACCTTTCTGTCAAG ATGTTCAGGATCATACAAAAGGAGGACTGGTATAAGCCAGATGTTTACATGTACAAGGACTTGATAATTGCTCTAGCCAAGTGTAAGAAGATGGATGAAGCAATGGATATCTGGGGGAACATGAAAGAGGAGAACCTGTTTCCCGACTCACAGACTTATGCTGAAGTCATAAGAGGGTTCTTGCGATATGGTTCCCCATCAGATGCAATGAACATTTATGAGGACATGAAAAGATCACCTGATCCACCAGAGGAGTTGCCTTTCAGGGTATTATTGAAGGGTCTTTTACCTCATCCACTATTAAGGAACAGAGTGAAGCAAGATTTTGAAGAGCTATTCCCAGAGAGGCATATCTATGACCCTCCAGACGACATATTTGGAATGCACTAA